One Chitinophaga sp. H8 DNA window includes the following coding sequences:
- a CDS encoding undecaprenyl-diphosphate phosphatase, whose product MTVFEAIIIAIVEGLTEFLPVSSTGHMIITSWLLGISNDEFTKLFEVCIQLGAILAVVVLYWKKFFVFDKNRLNFYIKLIIAVVPALIMGYLFSDKIDALMESPMVVGVTLLLGGIVLLFVDKWFNHPTIDTDEKIDNFRALRIGFFQCLALIPGMSRSAATIIGGMQQKLTRNVAAEFSFFLAVPTMAAATGYKLLKGYKLLTEHPENLKLLFIGNVVAFIVAMLAIKFFIGTLKKYGFRMWGYYRIVVGIAIIIAIYMGYKLEV is encoded by the coding sequence ATGACTGTATTTGAAGCTATTATTATAGCAATAGTAGAAGGACTAACAGAGTTTTTGCCGGTATCATCCACCGGGCACATGATCATTACCAGCTGGTTACTGGGGATCAGCAATGATGAATTTACCAAGCTGTTTGAAGTATGTATACAACTGGGCGCCATCCTGGCGGTAGTGGTATTGTACTGGAAGAAGTTTTTTGTATTTGATAAGAACCGTCTGAATTTTTATATCAAACTGATTATTGCCGTAGTCCCTGCACTGATCATGGGATATTTGTTCAGTGATAAGATAGATGCCTTGATGGAAAGTCCGATGGTGGTAGGTGTTACCTTATTGTTGGGAGGGATTGTGCTGCTTTTTGTAGACAAGTGGTTTAACCATCCTACCATAGATACGGATGAAAAAATTGACAACTTCCGTGCACTGCGCATTGGGTTCTTTCAGTGTCTGGCACTGATACCGGGGATGAGCCGTAGTGCAGCCACTATTATTGGGGGGATGCAGCAGAAACTGACCCGTAATGTGGCCGCCGAATTTTCTTTCTTCCTGGCCGTGCCTACCATGGCTGCTGCCACAGGGTATAAACTTTTAAAAGGATATAAGCTGCTGACAGAACATCCGGAAAATCTCAAGTTACTGTTCATCGGTAACGTGGTAGCTTTTATCGTGGCGATGCTGGCCATTAAATTCTTTATCGGCACACTGAAGAAATACGGCTTCAGAATGTGGGGCTATTACCGTATTGTCGTGGGAATAGCCATTATTATAGCTATTTACATGGGGTATAAGCTGGAAGTATAA
- a CDS encoding DUF3098 domain-containing protein, with product MSKTAKPIENVTTEGAPEKKGVANGDIFPKENYKIMLVGLVVVVIGFFLMTGGNSNDPNSFKPEEVYSFRRITLAPIVIVLGLLVEVYAIMRRPKL from the coding sequence ATGTCTAAAACAGCTAAACCTATTGAGAATGTAACCACAGAAGGCGCTCCGGAAAAGAAAGGAGTGGCTAATGGTGATATTTTCCCGAAAGAGAACTATAAGATCATGCTGGTGGGATTAGTAGTGGTGGTAATCGGATTTTTCCTGATGACCGGTGGCAACAGCAACGATCCAAATAGTTTTAAACCTGAAGAAGTATACAGTTTCCGCAGAATTACACTGGCACCTATTGTTATTGTATTAGGCCTGCTGGTAGAGGTATATGCTATTATGCGCAGACCTAAACTGTAA
- a CDS encoding outer membrane beta-barrel protein, which produces MLCSLATAYAQRNYIPGGIITLQQDSVKGLIDYRNWGVAPSVISFKSADGKEQVFKPADIQGFWVVSPDENYVSRQVKLDITPQSVDYLSRNETRIYQEDTVFLTRISNGIYPLYEYTDKNDRIHYIFEGADHPAEELQMIRKSYEDKDGTKGIQDLPYYKQQLFILFQDCEKIAESTSRLSYRKADLQGIFVRYNNCKNPHKAIVAQKKEKVPVSFGLLAGISANSYSFKGQQRYTEGKYDNTVGPLLGVALEIPVARNRQQFSLNGELFYKEIKAGSVIEGIENYSVHHVDFKLSYLQLNVLARYTYPGKVVKPYATAGMGNAFAVSAKDEMTTNYTDGRVKVESAMDGVRKYEQSLIGGIGIHCKGWEIEGRYNASNGFSSLTYLKTTVSSWQLLVRYMLF; this is translated from the coding sequence ATGCTATGTAGCCTTGCTACTGCCTATGCACAGCGAAATTATATCCCCGGGGGGATTATTACCCTGCAGCAGGATTCAGTGAAAGGACTGATTGATTACCGCAACTGGGGGGTAGCACCTTCCGTTATCAGTTTCAAATCTGCAGATGGTAAGGAACAGGTATTTAAACCGGCGGATATACAGGGGTTCTGGGTAGTATCTCCTGATGAAAATTATGTGAGCAGGCAGGTAAAGCTGGATATTACGCCTCAGTCGGTGGATTACCTGAGCAGAAATGAAACCCGGATTTATCAGGAGGATACTGTATTCCTGACCCGTATTAGCAATGGCATCTATCCCTTGTATGAATACACGGATAAAAATGATCGCATACATTATATTTTTGAAGGGGCAGATCATCCTGCGGAAGAATTGCAGATGATACGTAAAAGCTATGAGGACAAGGATGGTACCAAAGGTATCCAGGACCTGCCTTATTACAAACAGCAATTATTTATCCTGTTTCAGGATTGCGAAAAGATAGCAGAAAGCACTAGCCGGTTGTCGTACCGGAAGGCCGACCTGCAGGGTATTTTTGTCCGTTATAATAACTGTAAAAATCCACACAAGGCCATTGTGGCGCAAAAGAAAGAAAAGGTACCTGTCAGCTTTGGTTTGCTGGCGGGTATATCGGCTAATAGCTATAGTTTTAAGGGGCAGCAGCGATATACAGAGGGCAAATATGATAATACTGTAGGTCCTTTACTGGGTGTGGCATTGGAGATTCCTGTTGCCAGAAACAGGCAGCAGTTTTCATTGAATGGAGAACTATTTTATAAAGAGATAAAAGCAGGGAGTGTAATTGAGGGTATTGAAAATTATAGTGTACATCATGTAGATTTTAAATTGTCCTATTTGCAATTGAACGTGTTGGCGAGGTATACTTATCCCGGTAAAGTAGTAAAACCCTATGCAACTGCAGGTATGGGGAATGCTTTTGCAGTGTCTGCAAAGGATGAAATGACCACCAACTATACAGATGGACGGGTTAAAGTAGAATCTGCTATGGATGGCGTTCGTAAATATGAGCAATCATTAATTGGGGGAATAGGTATTCATTGCAAGGGGTGGGAGATAGA